A stretch of the Vigna radiata var. radiata cultivar VC1973A chromosome 7, Vradiata_ver6, whole genome shotgun sequence genome encodes the following:
- the LOC106767775 gene encoding uncharacterized protein LOC106767775: METLISQFTFLSDEPLHDKSFDLFTTEDLVKLFEIESYKAWVAVEQQKEVEEAEATVQQAEDHFGRIMETAMEEFRYFEEEVERMSKAGVDTFVETAESGRKMEETATSVASKRYISEVSVNSVISSSKVHPS, translated from the coding sequence ATGGAAACCCTCATTTCCCAGTTCACATTCCTCTCAGATGAACCTTTGCATGACAAAAGTTTTGATCTTTTCACAACAGAAGACCTAGTAAAGCTGTTTGAGATTGAGTCATACAAGGCATGGGTAGCTGTGGAACAACAGAAAGAGGTGGAAGAAGCAGAGGCTACTGTGCAACAAGCAGAGGATCACTTTGGTAGGATCATGGAAACTGCCATGGAAGAGTTTAGGTACTTTGAAGAAGAGGTTGAGAGAATGTCAAAAGCTGGAGTTGATACCTTCGTTGAAACTGCTGAGAGTGGAAGAAAAATGGAGGAAACTGCTACTTCTGTTGCTTCCAAGAGATACATCAGTGAGGTTTCAGTTAACTCAGTCATTTCTTCTAGCAAAGTTCATCCTTCTTAG
- the LOC106769281 gene encoding phosphatidylinositol 4-phosphate 5-kinase 7 isoform X1 translates to MEDSERFEEKSFANGDVYIGKMKDVLPHGKGKYTWSDGTXYEGDWVNGKMTGKGVITWPRGEKYEGEFSGGFLHGHGTFTHSTGCIYTGGWRMDAHHGIGRKTYSNSDVYDGLWKEGIREGCGRYSWENGNIYIGNWKSGKINGRGVMKWANGDIFDGXWLNGLKQGSGVYKFADGGVYIGTWSKGLKDGKGTFYPAGSKQPSLKKLCSLNSDDSGLLSNXENHKPXKQKFTRSFSEKISVSGRSKSSRQISHRTSSLDSNFSLHSPSVECICRDSSPSLSQTLNESQSEASLSPSLVYEREYMQGVLNMERIRHYSEMPHKNKRQNKLSVKQVKKSSWIDIFGGRQSYYLKLNLQLGIRYTVGKITPVPAREVRSSXFGDRARIRMYFPKEGSQLTPPHCSIDFYWKDYCPMVFRNLREMFKLDAAEYMMSICGDSGLRDISSPGKSGSIFFLSQDDRFVIKTLKKYELKVMLNMLPKYYHHVGRYENTLITKFFGLHRITLRGGKKVRFVVMGNMFCTELHIHRRYDLKGSSQGRYTKEEKINSNTTLKDLDLKYEFHMDKKLRESLFKQISLDCMFLESQHIIDYSLLLGLHFRAPENLKALVEPSRLMQPQLSLPSEDDAQKQGEQLIIPKGLLLVAHEPSFVNTAPGPHIRGNTLRAYSIGDKEVDLLLPGTARLRVQLGVNMPAQATRKVQEDKVEESEVELFEVYDVVLYMGIIDILQEYTVKKKLEHACKSLQYDPMTISVVKPKTYAERFINFMEKRVFPEPETP, encoded by the exons ATGGAGGACAGTGAAAG GTTTGAAGAGAAGTCCTTTGCAAATGGGGATGTCTACATTGGTAAAATGAAGGACGTACTTCCCCATGGAAAAGGAAAGTACACATGGTCAGATGGGACANTTTATGAAGGTGATTGGGTAAATGGGAAAATGACGGGGAAAGGAGTGATTACATGGCCGAGAGGAGAAAAGTATGAGGGTGAATTCTCTGGGGGTTTCCTTCATGGTCATGGCACCTTTACACATTCTACCGGTTGCATTTATACCGGTGGGTGGAGGATGGATGCTCATCATGGGATTGGGAGGAAGACATATTCCAATTCAGATGTATATGATGGTTTATGGAAGGAAGGAATTCGTGAAGGCTGTGGAAGGTATTCTTGGGAGaatggaaatatatatattgggAATTGGAAAAGTGGTAAAATAAATGGAAGAGGGGTTATGAAGTGGGCTAATGGTGATATTTTTGATGGTNGTTGGTTAAATGGACTTAAACAAGGATCTGGAGTGTATAAATTTGCAGATGGGGGGGTTTATATAGGGACATGGAGTAAGGGCCTAAAGGATGGAAAAGGAACATTCTATCCTGCTGGTAGTAAACAACCATCNCTAAAGAAGTTGTGCTCTCTTAACAGTGATGATAGTGGTTTGTTATCTAATANAGAAAATCATAAGCCTCNAAAACAGAAGTTTACACGTAGTTTTTCTGAAAAGATTTCAGTCAGTGGTAGATCAAAAAGTTCACGTCAAATATCACATAGGACTTCATCATTAGATTCAAATTTTAGCCTTCACAGTCCTTCTGTAGAGTGCATATGTCGTGACTCTTCACCCTCATTATCACAGACTTTGAATGAAAGTCAATCTGAGGCCTCATTATCACCCTCTTTGGTTTATGAAAGGGAATATATGCAAGGAGTTCTAAATATGGAGAGAATCAGGCATTATTCAGAAATGCCACATAAAAACAAACGGCAAAATAAGCTTAGTGTGAAGCAGGTTAAGAAGAGTTCATGGATTGATATTTTTGGGGGCCGCCAGAGCTATTATTTGAAGCTTAATTTGCAGCTTGGCATCAG GTACACTGTTGGAAAGATTACACCAGTGCCTGCACGTGAAGTTCGGTCATCTNATTTTGGGGATCGAGCTAGGATAAGGATGTACTTCCCCAAGGAGGGTTCACAGCTGACTCCTCCACATTGTTCTATAGATTTCTACTGGAAGGATTATTGCCCTATGGTCTTCAG GAATTTGAGAGAGATGTTCAAATTAGATGCTGCAGAGTACATGATGTCCATTTGTGGTGATTCTGGTCTAAGGGACATATCTTCACCAGGAAAAAGTGGCAgcatcttctttctttctcaagATGATAGATTCGTGATAAAGACACTGAAAAAATATGAACTAAAG GTTATGCTCAATATGCTTCCTAAGTACTACCATCACGTAGGACGTTATGAGAATACTCTTATTACAAAATTCTTTGGTCTCCATCGAATAACACTAAGAGGTGGGAAAAAG GTGCGCTTTGTGGTCATGGGGAATATGTTCTGCACAGAATTGCATATTCACCGTCGTTATGATCTGAAGGGGTCTTCTCAAGGAAGATatacaaaggaagaaaaaattaatagtaataCAACACTGAAAGATCTTGATCtaaaatatgaatttcataTGGATAAAAAGTTACGAGAATCCCTATTCAA ACAAATTTCTCTAGACTGCATGTTCTTGGAGTCTCAGCACATAATTGATTACAGTCTTCTGTTGGGATTACATTTTAGAGCCCCGGAGAATCTGAAGGCCTTAGTTGAACCTTCCAGACTAATGCAGCCTCAATTGAGCTTACCTTCCGAAGATG ACGCACAGAAGCAAGGGGAGCAGTTGATCATTCCCAAAGGCTTGTTATTGGTTGCTCATGAACCCAGCTTTGTCAACACTGCACCTGGACCCCACATTAGAGGAAATACATTGAGAGCATACTCCATCGGTGACAAGGAAGTTGATCTTTTACTTCCTGGTACTGCAAG GCTGCGAGTGCAATTAGGAGTAAACATGCCAGCTCAAGCGACACGCAAGGTTCAGGAGGACAAGGTGGAGGAATCAGAAGTAGAGCTTTTTGAGGTTTATGATGTAGTCCTGTACATGGGCATAATTGACATATTGCAGGAATACACTGTGAAAAAGAAACTTGAGCATGCCTGCAAATCACTGCAATATGATCCTATGACTATATCAGTCGTGAAACCCAAGACTTATGCTGAACGTTTCATCAATTTCATGGAGAAAAGAGTTTTTCCGGAGCCTGAGACTCCTTGA
- the LOC106769281 gene encoding phosphatidylinositol 4-phosphate 5-kinase 7 isoform X2 has translation MKDVLPHGKGKYTWSDGTXYEGDWVNGKMTGKGVITWPRGEKYEGEFSGGFLHGHGTFTHSTGCIYTGGWRMDAHHGIGRKTYSNSDVYDGLWKEGIREGCGRYSWENGNIYIGNWKSGKINGRGVMKWANGDIFDGXWLNGLKQGSGVYKFADGGVYIGTWSKGLKDGKGTFYPAGSKQPSLKKLCSLNSDDSGLLSNXENHKPXKQKFTRSFSEKISVSGRSKSSRQISHRTSSLDSNFSLHSPSVECICRDSSPSLSQTLNESQSEASLSPSLVYEREYMQGVLNMERIRHYSEMPHKNKRQNKLSVKQVKKSSWIDIFGGRQSYYLKLNLQLGIRYTVGKITPVPAREVRSSXFGDRARIRMYFPKEGSQLTPPHCSIDFYWKDYCPMVFRNLREMFKLDAAEYMMSICGDSGLRDISSPGKSGSIFFLSQDDRFVIKTLKKYELKVMLNMLPKYYHHVGRYENTLITKFFGLHRITLRGGKKVRFVVMGNMFCTELHIHRRYDLKGSSQGRYTKEEKINSNTTLKDLDLKYEFHMDKKLRESLFKQISLDCMFLESQHIIDYSLLLGLHFRAPENLKALVEPSRLMQPQLSLPSEDDAQKQGEQLIIPKGLLLVAHEPSFVNTAPGPHIRGNTLRAYSIGDKEVDLLLPGTARLRVQLGVNMPAQATRKVQEDKVEESEVELFEVYDVVLYMGIIDILQEYTVKKKLEHACKSLQYDPMTISVVKPKTYAERFINFMEKRVFPEPETP, from the exons ATGAAGGACGTACTTCCCCATGGAAAAGGAAAGTACACATGGTCAGATGGGACANTTTATGAAGGTGATTGGGTAAATGGGAAAATGACGGGGAAAGGAGTGATTACATGGCCGAGAGGAGAAAAGTATGAGGGTGAATTCTCTGGGGGTTTCCTTCATGGTCATGGCACCTTTACACATTCTACCGGTTGCATTTATACCGGTGGGTGGAGGATGGATGCTCATCATGGGATTGGGAGGAAGACATATTCCAATTCAGATGTATATGATGGTTTATGGAAGGAAGGAATTCGTGAAGGCTGTGGAAGGTATTCTTGGGAGaatggaaatatatatattgggAATTGGAAAAGTGGTAAAATAAATGGAAGAGGGGTTATGAAGTGGGCTAATGGTGATATTTTTGATGGTNGTTGGTTAAATGGACTTAAACAAGGATCTGGAGTGTATAAATTTGCAGATGGGGGGGTTTATATAGGGACATGGAGTAAGGGCCTAAAGGATGGAAAAGGAACATTCTATCCTGCTGGTAGTAAACAACCATCNCTAAAGAAGTTGTGCTCTCTTAACAGTGATGATAGTGGTTTGTTATCTAATANAGAAAATCATAAGCCTCNAAAACAGAAGTTTACACGTAGTTTTTCTGAAAAGATTTCAGTCAGTGGTAGATCAAAAAGTTCACGTCAAATATCACATAGGACTTCATCATTAGATTCAAATTTTAGCCTTCACAGTCCTTCTGTAGAGTGCATATGTCGTGACTCTTCACCCTCATTATCACAGACTTTGAATGAAAGTCAATCTGAGGCCTCATTATCACCCTCTTTGGTTTATGAAAGGGAATATATGCAAGGAGTTCTAAATATGGAGAGAATCAGGCATTATTCAGAAATGCCACATAAAAACAAACGGCAAAATAAGCTTAGTGTGAAGCAGGTTAAGAAGAGTTCATGGATTGATATTTTTGGGGGCCGCCAGAGCTATTATTTGAAGCTTAATTTGCAGCTTGGCATCAG GTACACTGTTGGAAAGATTACACCAGTGCCTGCACGTGAAGTTCGGTCATCTNATTTTGGGGATCGAGCTAGGATAAGGATGTACTTCCCCAAGGAGGGTTCACAGCTGACTCCTCCACATTGTTCTATAGATTTCTACTGGAAGGATTATTGCCCTATGGTCTTCAG GAATTTGAGAGAGATGTTCAAATTAGATGCTGCAGAGTACATGATGTCCATTTGTGGTGATTCTGGTCTAAGGGACATATCTTCACCAGGAAAAAGTGGCAgcatcttctttctttctcaagATGATAGATTCGTGATAAAGACACTGAAAAAATATGAACTAAAG GTTATGCTCAATATGCTTCCTAAGTACTACCATCACGTAGGACGTTATGAGAATACTCTTATTACAAAATTCTTTGGTCTCCATCGAATAACACTAAGAGGTGGGAAAAAG GTGCGCTTTGTGGTCATGGGGAATATGTTCTGCACAGAATTGCATATTCACCGTCGTTATGATCTGAAGGGGTCTTCTCAAGGAAGATatacaaaggaagaaaaaattaatagtaataCAACACTGAAAGATCTTGATCtaaaatatgaatttcataTGGATAAAAAGTTACGAGAATCCCTATTCAA ACAAATTTCTCTAGACTGCATGTTCTTGGAGTCTCAGCACATAATTGATTACAGTCTTCTGTTGGGATTACATTTTAGAGCCCCGGAGAATCTGAAGGCCTTAGTTGAACCTTCCAGACTAATGCAGCCTCAATTGAGCTTACCTTCCGAAGATG ACGCACAGAAGCAAGGGGAGCAGTTGATCATTCCCAAAGGCTTGTTATTGGTTGCTCATGAACCCAGCTTTGTCAACACTGCACCTGGACCCCACATTAGAGGAAATACATTGAGAGCATACTCCATCGGTGACAAGGAAGTTGATCTTTTACTTCCTGGTACTGCAAG GCTGCGAGTGCAATTAGGAGTAAACATGCCAGCTCAAGCGACACGCAAGGTTCAGGAGGACAAGGTGGAGGAATCAGAAGTAGAGCTTTTTGAGGTTTATGATGTAGTCCTGTACATGGGCATAATTGACATATTGCAGGAATACACTGTGAAAAAGAAACTTGAGCATGCCTGCAAATCACTGCAATATGATCCTATGACTATATCAGTCGTGAAACCCAAGACTTATGCTGAACGTTTCATCAATTTCATGGAGAAAAGAGTTTTTCCGGAGCCTGAGACTCCTTGA
- the LOC106767169 gene encoding probable 3-hydroxyisobutyrate dehydrogenase-like 2, mitochondrial translates to MGTLYPNPISPSETRIGWVGIGVMGFAMASRLLSAGYSLTFYARNPSHPNALALQSRGATQAQSPAQLAQLSDVLFTMVGHPSDVRSILLDSILPALRPNSVTVDTTSSHPELARTISSKARELGAWAIDAPVSGGDIGARDGTLAIFAAGEENVVEWLHPIFSILGKETYVGPAGCGQSCKIANQITIGANLVGLSEGLVFAKHAGLDLKQFVEGIRNGAAGSKALEIFGERMIEGDFRPGGFAEYQVKDLGMGVDVVEGGKDDDVVVLPGASLWKQLFTSMVANGQGKLGTQGIISVIERINGMNQ, encoded by the coding sequence ATGGGAACGCTGTACCCGAACCCGATTTCGCCATCCGAAACCCGAATCGGGTGGGTCGGAATCGGCGTAATGGGCTTTGCCATGGCCTCTCGCCTTCTGTCGGCGGGGTACAGTCTCACCTTCTACGCCCGTAACCCCTCCCACCCCAACGCCCTCGCTCTTCAATCCCGAGGTGCCACCCAGGCCCAATCCCCGGCCCAACTGGCCCAACTCTCCGACGTTCTCTTCACCATGGTGGGCCACCCCTCCGATGTCCGCTCCATCCTCCTTGACTCCATCCTCCCGGCCCTCCGCCCCAACTCCGTCACCGTCGACACCACCAGCTCCCACCCGGAGCTCGCCCGCACAATCTCCTCGAAGGCCCGCGAACTCGGTGCCTGGGCTATCGACGCCCCCGTCTCCGGCGGCGATATCGGCGCGCGCGACGGCACTCTGGCGATCTTCGCGGCGGGGGAGGAAAACGTGGTGGAGTGGCTCCACCCTATCTTCTCGATCCTGGGGAAGGAAACCTACGTGGGCCCCGCGGGGTGCGGGCAGAGCTGCAAGATCGCGAACCAGATAACGATCGGCGCGAATTTGGTTGGGCTGAGCGAGGGTTTGGTTTTCGCGAAACACGCGGGGTTGGATTTGAAGCAGTTCGTGGAGGGTATCAGAAATGGTGCTGCGGGTTCTAAAGCGTTGGAGATATTTGGGGAGAGAATGATTGAAGGGGATTTCCGACCAGGTGGGTTTGCAGAGTACCAGGTTAAGGATTTGGGAATGGGAGTTGATGTTGTGGAAGGAGGCAAAGACGATGATGTTGTCGTGTTGCCTGGGGCTTCCTTGTGGAAACAACTGTTTACTAGTATGGTGGCCAATGGACAGGGAAAGCTTGGCACGCAAGGGATTATCTCTGTCATTGAGAGGATCAATGGGATGAACCAATGA